The following are from one region of the Natronosporangium hydrolyticum genome:
- a CDS encoding class I SAM-dependent methyltransferase produces the protein MSEDETKSVVAKAFQDAADDYERVGPEFFDRFGRELVARAGLRPGMRVLDLGSGTGAALLPAAAEVGAAGRALGVDLAPGMVARLDRALTAAGLRHAEARVGDAEDPPADEAGWDRILAAHMLFFLPNLTDALARYQRLLRPDGVFACSTWGAEFPEWKPVYEALYGQIPAGTMPRLLPQREAFASDDALRTALETAGFGKVEHETVAYEVEYRDPAQWLEWNRSHGARAFWDAIPAEKLAASRDAAKAALEPLRRPDGVLPMPIAVRYTIAHRA, from the coding sequence ATGAGCGAGGACGAGACCAAGTCGGTGGTGGCCAAGGCGTTCCAGGACGCCGCCGACGACTATGAACGTGTCGGCCCCGAGTTCTTCGACCGGTTCGGCCGCGAGTTGGTGGCCCGCGCCGGGCTGCGGCCCGGGATGCGGGTTCTCGACCTTGGCAGCGGGACCGGTGCGGCGTTGCTTCCGGCCGCCGCCGAAGTCGGCGCAGCCGGGCGGGCGCTCGGCGTCGATCTGGCGCCCGGCATGGTCGCGCGGCTCGATCGCGCGCTCACCGCCGCCGGGCTCCGCCACGCCGAGGCGCGGGTCGGCGATGCCGAAGATCCACCGGCCGACGAAGCCGGCTGGGATCGGATTCTCGCCGCCCACATGCTCTTCTTCCTGCCCAACCTCACCGACGCGTTGGCCCGCTACCAGCGGCTGCTGCGCCCCGACGGGGTCTTCGCCTGTTCGACCTGGGGTGCGGAGTTCCCCGAGTGGAAGCCGGTCTACGAGGCGCTCTACGGTCAGATCCCGGCGGGTACGATGCCCCGGCTGCTGCCCCAGCGGGAGGCGTTCGCCTCCGACGACGCGTTGCGTACCGCGTTGGAGACGGCCGGCTTCGGCAAGGTCGAGCACGAGACCGTGGCGTACGAGGTCGAGTACCGCGACCCAGCCCAGTGGTTGGAGTGGAACCGCTCGCACGGCGCCCGGGCCTTCTGGGACGCCATCCCGGCGGAGAAGCTCGCCGCCTCCCGCGACGCTGCCAAAGCCGCGTTGGAGCCGCTCCGGCGGCCGGACGGCGTACTTCCAATGCCGATCGCGGTGCGCTACACCATCGCCCACCGAGCTTGA
- a CDS encoding aldo/keto reductase, with the protein MQMRRLGRTGRQVSAVGLGAWQLGADWGPVAADDARQVLAAAVETGITLIDTADVYGDGRSEQFVGEALAQPAGGDLFVATKLGRRVEQRPEHYRLDNFRSWLDRSRRNLGVDTIDLVQLHCPPPAVYADDRVFDALDTLVDEGIVRAYGVSVETCAEALAAIDRKGVATVQIILNCFRHRPLDEVLPAAQAAGVGILARVPLASGLLSGRYDLTTSFAADDHRSFNRRGEAFDVGETFAGVPYEVGLAAVRDLAGAVPESMTMAQFALRWILDQPGVSTVIPGARDADQVAGNAAVADLPPLTAGQHEAVRSVYDRHIRPHVHHRW; encoded by the coding sequence ATGCAGATGCGACGGTTGGGGCGCACCGGGCGCCAGGTCAGTGCGGTCGGGCTCGGGGCTTGGCAGCTGGGGGCGGACTGGGGTCCGGTGGCGGCCGACGACGCCCGGCAGGTGCTGGCCGCCGCAGTCGAAACCGGCATCACCCTCATCGACACCGCCGATGTCTACGGCGACGGCCGCAGCGAACAGTTCGTCGGCGAGGCGCTGGCGCAGCCCGCCGGTGGTGACCTTTTCGTGGCGACCAAGCTGGGCCGTCGGGTGGAGCAGCGGCCGGAGCATTACCGGCTGGACAATTTCCGTTCCTGGCTGGACCGTTCCCGCCGCAACCTCGGCGTCGACACCATCGATCTGGTCCAACTACACTGCCCGCCCCCGGCGGTCTACGCCGACGACCGGGTCTTCGACGCCCTCGACACGCTCGTCGACGAGGGCATCGTCCGGGCGTACGGGGTCTCGGTGGAGACCTGCGCCGAGGCGCTCGCGGCGATCGACCGCAAGGGCGTGGCGACGGTTCAGATCATCCTGAACTGCTTCCGGCACCGGCCGCTCGACGAGGTGCTCCCCGCCGCGCAGGCCGCCGGAGTCGGCATCCTCGCCCGGGTCCCGCTCGCCTCCGGGCTGCTTTCGGGTCGCTACGACCTGACCACTTCCTTCGCCGCCGACGACCACCGCAGCTTCAACCGGCGGGGCGAGGCCTTCGATGTCGGCGAGACGTTCGCCGGTGTCCCCTATGAGGTCGGCCTGGCCGCGGTGCGCGACCTGGCCGGGGCGGTGCCGGAGTCGATGACGATGGCCCAGTTCGCCCTCCGCTGGATCCTGGACCAGCCCGGCGTGAGCACGGTGATCCCGGGGGCACGCGATGCCGACCAGGTGGCCGGCAACGCCGCCGTCGCTGATCTCCCGCCGCTCACCGCCGGCCAGCACGAGGCGGTCCGGAGCGTCTACGACCGGCACATCCGGCCACACGTCCACCATCGCTGGTAA
- a CDS encoding cellulase family glycosylhydrolase: MHGTLRAARWRLALSTVAITSLLTGLGVAAASTAHAATGCSVDYSAEHEWPGGFTGNVAITNLGDPVDGWDLEWTFPSGQQVTQAWGATVAQSGADVTASNVGYNGSIATNGTVSFGFNGSWSGSNQAPDQFVLNGTTCTGDVSEPPPTSPPPTTAPPTTPPTTPPPDGEDPMSVVAAMEPGWNLGNSLDAVGDDETAWGNPWITQELIQNIRAEGFNSIRIPVTWSAQQGPAPSYTIDQAYLDRVEEVVDWALDEDFYVMINIHHDSWQWIVDMPNDRTNVLDRYNAIWTQVADTFQDASPRLMFESVNEPLFTGSDDALHTELLHELNVSFHEIVRDSGGNNADRMLVLPTMHTGSEQPYLDALNHTIAELDDPNLIATVHFYGFWPFSVNVAGYTRFDDEVRQDIVDTFDRVHNAFVTRGIPVVIGEYGLLGFDQHVGTIQQGEKLKFFEFVNHYAQQTQLTTQIWDNGQHYNRNAMHWRDQEFYDMLSASWSGRSGTASADQVYVEVAGQITDQTLTLNRHGTTFEGLRHGSTLLTEGQHYTVAGDQLTITASTLTDLVGSQQYGVNADLHAEFSQGAPWRISVISYDTPILQDANGATNSFAVPTEFRGDQLATMEAVYADGSNAGPHDWTSFKEFSQAFEPDYDAGVIELTSTFFDSVNDGAPVTLTFHFWSGDTVSYEVVRSGSTVTGTAG; encoded by the coding sequence ATGCACGGCACGTTACGGGCCGCCCGCTGGCGGCTCGCCCTCAGCACTGTCGCCATCACCTCGTTGTTGACCGGGCTCGGTGTCGCCGCGGCCAGCACCGCCCACGCCGCCACCGGCTGCAGCGTCGACTACTCCGCCGAGCACGAGTGGCCCGGCGGCTTCACCGGCAACGTCGCGATCACCAACCTCGGCGACCCGGTCGACGGCTGGGACCTGGAGTGGACCTTCCCCAGCGGGCAACAGGTCACCCAGGCCTGGGGCGCCACGGTCGCCCAGTCCGGCGCCGATGTGACCGCCAGCAACGTCGGCTACAACGGCAGCATCGCCACGAACGGGACGGTTTCGTTCGGGTTCAACGGCTCCTGGTCGGGCAGCAACCAGGCCCCGGACCAGTTCGTCCTCAACGGAACCACCTGTACCGGCGACGTGAGTGAGCCGCCGCCCACCAGCCCACCGCCGACCACCGCGCCGCCGACGACGCCGCCCACCACGCCCCCGCCGGACGGCGAGGACCCGATGTCCGTGGTGGCTGCCATGGAGCCCGGGTGGAACCTGGGCAACTCGCTGGACGCGGTCGGCGACGACGAGACCGCCTGGGGCAACCCCTGGATCACCCAGGAGCTGATCCAGAACATCCGGGCAGAGGGCTTCAACAGCATCCGGATTCCGGTCACCTGGAGCGCCCAGCAGGGCCCAGCCCCCAGCTACACCATCGATCAGGCCTATCTGGACCGAGTCGAAGAGGTCGTCGACTGGGCGCTGGATGAGGACTTCTACGTCATGATCAACATTCACCACGACTCGTGGCAGTGGATCGTCGACATGCCGAACGACCGGACCAACGTGCTCGACCGCTACAACGCGATCTGGACCCAGGTGGCGGACACCTTCCAGGATGCCTCCCCCCGGCTGATGTTCGAGAGCGTCAACGAACCGCTGTTCACCGGCTCCGACGACGCGCTGCACACGGAGCTGCTGCACGAGCTGAACGTCTCCTTCCACGAGATCGTCCGCGACTCGGGCGGCAACAACGCCGACCGGATGCTGGTGCTGCCGACCATGCACACCGGATCCGAACAGCCGTACCTGGACGCGTTGAACCACACCATCGCCGAACTGGACGACCCGAACCTGATCGCCACCGTGCACTTCTACGGCTTCTGGCCGTTCAGCGTCAACGTCGCCGGCTACACCCGGTTCGACGACGAGGTACGGCAGGACATCGTCGACACCTTCGACCGGGTCCACAACGCCTTCGTCACCCGCGGCATCCCGGTGGTGATCGGAGAATACGGGCTGCTCGGTTTCGACCAGCACGTCGGCACCATCCAGCAGGGCGAGAAGCTGAAGTTCTTCGAGTTCGTCAACCACTACGCGCAGCAGACCCAGCTGACCACCCAGATCTGGGACAACGGCCAGCACTACAACCGCAACGCGATGCACTGGCGGGATCAGGAGTTCTACGACATGCTGTCGGCGAGCTGGTCCGGCCGTTCCGGCACCGCCTCGGCCGACCAGGTGTATGTCGAGGTCGCCGGGCAGATCACCGACCAGACCCTCACCCTCAACCGGCACGGCACCACCTTCGAAGGGCTGCGCCACGGCAGCACCCTGCTCACCGAGGGCCAGCACTACACGGTCGCCGGGGACCAGCTCACGATCACCGCGTCCACACTGACCGATCTGGTCGGCTCCCAGCAGTACGGCGTCAACGCCGACCTGCACGCCGAGTTCTCGCAGGGCGCGCCGTGGCGGATCAGTGTGATCAGCTACGACACGCCGATCCTGCAGGACGCCAACGGAGCCACCAACTCGTTCGCCGTGCCCACCGAGTTCCGCGGTGACCAGCTGGCGACGATGGAGGCGGTCTACGCCGACGGCAGCAACGCCGGCCCCCACGACTGGACCTCGTTCAAGGAGTTCAGCCAGGCATTCGAGCCGGACTACGACGCCGGGGTGATCGAGCTGACCTCGACCTTCTTCGACAGCGTCAACGACGGCGCCCCGGTGACGCTGACCTTCCACTTCTGGAGCGGCGACACCGTGAGCTACGAGGTGGTCCGCTCGGGTAGTACGGTCACCGGCACCGCCGGCTGA
- a CDS encoding DUF6790 family protein: MVFFVGQWALIVVGFVLHLLLDRHPDRRTGPRAVELALLWVLVAGGAWAIIGGIAHIGPNSTEIADQIGYEPSMFQWEVGWGDIALGVLGIGCALRRLRGSWLTAAVVALAISYFGDAIGHLMQLVAHDNRAPSNVWSLPSDILQPLLAIGLLIGYRRTSRRPEPRRGRHARPDSG, from the coding sequence ATGGTCTTCTTCGTCGGCCAGTGGGCTTTGATCGTGGTCGGCTTCGTCCTGCACCTGCTGCTCGACCGGCACCCCGACCGGCGTACCGGGCCGCGTGCCGTGGAGCTAGCACTGCTGTGGGTGTTGGTGGCCGGCGGCGCCTGGGCGATCATCGGCGGGATCGCCCACATCGGACCCAACTCGACCGAGATCGCCGATCAGATCGGGTACGAGCCTTCCATGTTCCAGTGGGAGGTCGGCTGGGGTGATATCGCGCTGGGGGTGCTCGGCATTGGCTGCGCGCTTCGCCGGCTGCGCGGAAGCTGGTTGACCGCCGCGGTGGTGGCGCTGGCGATCTCTTACTTCGGCGACGCCATCGGGCATCTGATGCAGCTGGTGGCGCACGACAACCGCGCACCGAGCAATGTCTGGTCACTACCGTCGGACATCCTGCAGCCGTTGTTGGCGATCGGGCTGCTGATCGGCTACCGCCGGACGTCCCGCCGGCCGGAGCCGCGGCGGGGCCGCCACGCTCGCCCCGACTCCGGTTGA